One window of Mediterraneibacter butyricigenes genomic DNA carries:
- a CDS encoding low molecular weight protein-tyrosine-phosphatase: MIKVLFICHGNICRSTMAEYVMKYYVKEAGLEAQFYIDSAATSREEIGNPVHYGTRKKLREVGIPCGDHRARQMQRKEYEEYDYLIGMDGANIRNMNRILGGDPEHKVYKLLDFTQRRGQDIADPWYTGNFEDTYRDVTEGCRGFLTYLEETSL; the protein is encoded by the coding sequence ATGATTAAAGTACTATTTATATGCCATGGAAACATCTGCCGTTCTACCATGGCAGAATACGTTATGAAATACTATGTGAAAGAAGCTGGTCTGGAAGCGCAGTTCTACATCGATTCTGCGGCCACTAGTCGGGAAGAGATCGGCAACCCGGTGCATTACGGTACCCGGAAGAAATTAAGAGAAGTGGGGATTCCTTGTGGAGATCACAGAGCCAGGCAGATGCAGCGAAAAGAATATGAGGAATATGACTATCTGATTGGAATGGATGGTGCCAATATCCGCAACATGAACCGGATTCTGGGTGGAGATCCGGAACATAAAGTGTATAAATTGTTGGATTTTACACAGAGAAGAGGACAGGATATCGCGGATCCCTGGTATACCGGCAATTTTGAAGACACCTATCGGGATGTGACGGAAGGATGTCGTGGATTCCTGACTTATCTGGAGGAGACAAGTCTTTAA
- a CDS encoding iron-containing alcohol dehydrogenase: MINFQFHNPTKVIFGKNVESEAGKEIKQYGAHKVLVHFGGDYLQKTGVLDRVHRGLTDAGLEYIDLDGVVPNPRLSLIKKGIELCKLENVDFILAIGGGSAIDSAKGIAYGLANDFELEELLMGNVTTDKIAPIGCISTIAATGSETSNSMVVTIEEYKGQKNLKRSYNHDCARPLFACMNPELTYTLPVYQIASGASDIMMHTMERYFTNTTDVDLIDRMSEGLLVAVRDATLKAVKTPDDYEARATLMWAGSLSHNGLTGTGRQSDFASHKIEHELGGMFDVAHGAGLCAVWGSWARYVYKINPARFAQFAVRVFNVPENFYNLEETALKGIEAWEDWCRKIGMPTSMSELGIEPTDAQIEEMAIKCVATGNGSVGFFKKLNKDDVINIFNMSK, translated from the coding sequence ATGATTAATTTTCAATTTCATAATCCTACAAAAGTTATTTTTGGAAAGAATGTCGAAAGTGAAGCTGGAAAGGAAATTAAACAGTATGGTGCCCATAAGGTGTTAGTGCATTTTGGTGGTGATTATTTACAAAAAACCGGAGTGTTAGATCGTGTACACAGAGGATTAACAGATGCGGGCTTAGAATATATCGACTTAGACGGAGTAGTCCCAAATCCTAGGTTATCTCTTATAAAAAAAGGAATTGAACTTTGTAAACTTGAAAATGTTGATTTTATTCTTGCAATAGGCGGTGGAAGTGCTATTGATTCTGCAAAAGGAATTGCTTATGGATTAGCCAATGATTTTGAATTGGAAGAATTGCTCATGGGCAATGTAACAACTGATAAGATTGCACCTATAGGTTGTATTTCTACAATTGCTGCCACAGGATCAGAAACAAGTAATTCCATGGTGGTTACAATCGAGGAATACAAAGGTCAAAAAAATTTAAAGCGCTCATATAATCATGATTGTGCTAGACCGTTATTTGCTTGTATGAATCCTGAACTTACATACACTCTTCCAGTATATCAAATAGCAAGTGGTGCATCTGACATTATGATGCATACAATGGAAAGATATTTCACAAATACAACAGATGTAGACTTAATTGACAGAATGTCAGAAGGTCTATTAGTTGCTGTTAGAGATGCTACATTAAAAGCAGTAAAAACTCCTGATGATTATGAAGCTCGTGCTACTTTAATGTGGGCAGGAAGTTTATCTCATAACGGGCTGACAGGAACTGGACGACAATCCGATTTTGCTTCTCATAAAATTGAACATGAGTTGGGTGGAATGTTTGATGTTGCTCACGGAGCTGGTCTTTGTGCTGTCTGGGGTAGTTGGGCACGCTATGTTTATAAGATTAATCCTGCACGCTTTGCACAATTTGCAGTACGCGTATTTAATGTTCCTGAAAACTTCTACAATTTAGAAGAAACTGCTCTGAAAGGAATAGAAGCATGGGAAGATTGGTGTAGAAAAATTGGTATGCCTACAAGTATGAGTGAATTGGGTATTGAACCTACAGATGCCCAAATTGAAGAAATGGCAATCAAATGTGTCGCAACAGGTAATGGTTCTGTTGGTTTCTTTAAAAAATTAAATAAAGATGATGTAATAAATATTTTTAACATGTCAAAATAA
- a CDS encoding response regulator gives MKKCKLVQNIRNFKFCYFIFCTIICFIVLSVPTSAKENSDNVIRVGSFEETYNVVNEKGERSGYGYEYLQDIAGYAGWTYKYITSDWKNCFTQLENGEIDILGGISYTDERAENMLFSDMPMGEEKYYIYTDASNMDLTAGNLDSFEGKNIGVSKDNILEDVLNEWESKYGLHTKHINVSTTTEIMDKLSNHEIDCFVSEEDLRWEESEISPITSIGETEIYFAINPERPDIKEALDSAMRRIKDDNPFYTDDLYRRYLSAQSSSFLSKEESEWIGQHGAIRIGYLNQDGGISSVDPSTGKLTGVITDYVDLAENCLQGQTLEFELKGYDTRSELLQALQDGKIDLIFHANQNPYFAETNGFALSDTLLTINMAAITAKDSFDENKENTVAVEKDDFALKAYLSYNYPQWKVVEYETSDAAVKAMQKGETDCIVSNSGTVSDYLKNNKLHSVFLTKEADVPFAVQQGEPVLLSILNKTLTSMPTTQFSGAVVSYNASSRKVTARDFIQDNLLTVSLIVGITFFVVLCIILRSWKKSKRAEERFKKSAEQALKLNQELEEKQQELQNALVEAQSANKAKTSFLNNMSHDIRTPINGIIGMLTILEKSGNDAERAKDCMNKIHESSKLLLSLINDVLDMAKLESDTVVFGDESINLDQVCQEITESLSFQAEEKGLHVIGEHDDYSGIYVWSNAVHLKKILMNLFTNSMKYNKVNGFIYMSMRTIERSEDHMTCEFKIKDNGIGMSEEFIKNELFTPFVQADNSPRSDYNGTGLGMPIVKQLVEKMGGTITVESKLGEGSCFTVILPFKIDTNARPEEKEDFDADISDIRVLLVEDNELNMEIAEFMLTENGAKVETVNNGLEAVQHFEASEPGTYDVILMDVMMPVMDGLTAARTIRDLERQDAKTIPIIAMTANAFREDAERCMEAGMNAHLSKPLDDKKIKQTISEELRKQNACHK, from the coding sequence ATGAAGAAGTGCAAATTAGTACAGAATATAAGAAATTTCAAATTTTGTTACTTTATATTTTGTACAATTATATGTTTTATTGTTTTATCCGTTCCTACATCTGCCAAAGAAAACTCTGACAATGTTATCCGGGTAGGATCTTTTGAGGAAACTTATAATGTAGTCAATGAAAAGGGAGAAAGAAGCGGCTATGGGTATGAGTATCTTCAAGATATTGCAGGTTATGCAGGATGGACATATAAATACATAACAAGTGATTGGAAAAACTGCTTTACACAGTTGGAAAATGGAGAGATTGATATTCTTGGTGGCATTTCCTATACAGACGAACGTGCTGAAAATATGCTTTTTTCCGATATGCCTATGGGGGAAGAGAAATATTACATCTATACGGATGCATCCAATATGGATCTTACAGCAGGAAATTTGGATTCTTTTGAGGGAAAAAATATTGGTGTGTCTAAAGATAATATACTGGAGGATGTGCTTAATGAATGGGAATCAAAATATGGTCTGCATACGAAGCATATCAATGTTTCTACAACCACAGAAATTATGGACAAACTGTCGAACCATGAAATTGACTGCTTCGTTTCGGAAGAAGACCTCCGTTGGGAAGAATCGGAGATTTCGCCGATTACAAGTATTGGAGAGACAGAAATCTATTTCGCTATAAATCCAGAACGCCCGGATATCAAAGAAGCACTGGATAGTGCTATGCGCAGAATCAAGGATGACAACCCATTTTACACAGATGATCTCTACAGGCGTTATCTTTCTGCACAGAGCAGCTCGTTTCTTTCAAAAGAAGAAAGTGAGTGGATCGGGCAGCATGGTGCAATCCGGATAGGGTATCTGAATCAGGATGGAGGTATCAGCAGTGTAGATCCATCAACAGGTAAACTGACAGGTGTTATTACAGATTATGTGGATCTTGCAGAAAATTGTCTGCAAGGTCAGACTCTGGAATTTGAATTAAAGGGGTATGATACAAGAAGTGAACTGCTTCAGGCATTGCAGGATGGAAAAATAGACCTGATTTTTCATGCAAACCAGAATCCATACTTTGCAGAAACAAATGGGTTTGCTTTGTCGGATACGCTGCTGACTATCAATATGGCAGCAATTACGGCAAAGGATTCTTTTGATGAAAATAAAGAGAATACAGTTGCCGTTGAAAAAGATGATTTTGCATTGAAAGCATATCTTTCATACAATTATCCGCAATGGAAGGTTGTGGAATATGAAACATCAGATGCAGCAGTAAAAGCAATGCAGAAAGGGGAGACGGATTGTATTGTAAGCAATTCAGGTACTGTTTCAGACTATTTGAAAAATAATAAGCTTCATAGTGTTTTCCTGACAAAAGAAGCTGATGTTCCATTTGCTGTTCAGCAGGGAGAACCGGTTCTTTTGTCCATTCTGAATAAAACACTGACATCTATGCCTACAACTCAATTTTCGGGTGCAGTAGTTTCGTATAATGCTTCCTCACGAAAAGTTACAGCGAGGGATTTTATTCAGGATAATTTACTGACAGTTTCACTTATCGTTGGAATTACTTTTTTCGTTGTTCTGTGTATTATTCTTCGTTCTTGGAAGAAGTCAAAACGTGCGGAGGAAAGATTCAAGAAATCTGCTGAGCAGGCATTAAAACTGAATCAGGAACTTGAAGAAAAACAGCAGGAATTACAAAATGCACTTGTAGAAGCACAGAGTGCCAATAAGGCTAAGACGTCCTTTTTAAATAACATGTCTCATGATATCAGAACACCGATCAATGGTATTATTGGCATGCTTACGATTCTTGAGAAAAGCGGAAATGATGCTGAGCGGGCAAAGGATTGCATGAATAAAATACATGAGTCATCGAAGCTGCTACTATCATTGATAAATGATGTTTTAGATATGGCAAAGTTAGAATCAGATACAGTGGTTTTTGGTGATGAATCCATCAATCTGGATCAGGTATGTCAGGAAATCACGGAGTCACTATCTTTTCAGGCAGAAGAAAAAGGACTTCATGTTATAGGAGAACATGATGATTACAGTGGTATATATGTTTGGAGCAATGCAGTTCATCTGAAAAAAATATTGATGAATCTGTTTACAAACAGTATGAAGTACAATAAGGTGAATGGTTTTATTTACATGAGTATGAGAACGATTGAAAGATCAGAAGATCACATGACATGTGAATTTAAAATAAAAGATAATGGAATTGGAATGTCAGAAGAATTTATAAAAAATGAATTGTTTACTCCATTTGTACAGGCAGATAATTCCCCACGTTCTGATTATAATGGGACAGGTCTGGGAATGCCTATTGTGAAACAACTTGTAGAAAAGATGGGCGGAACCATAACCGTTGAAAGCAAGCTTGGTGAAGGAAGCTGTTTTACTGTAATACTTCCATTTAAAATTGATACGAATGCACGACCGGAAGAAAAAGAAGATTTTGATGCAGATATATCAGATATCCGGGTATTGCTGGTTGAAGATAATGAGCTGAATATGGAAATAGCAGAATTTATGCTGACGGAAAATGGAGCTAAAGTAGAAACAGTGAATAATGGGTTAGAAGCTGTTCAGCATTTTGAAGCTTCCGAACCGGGAACATACGATGTTATTTTAATGGATGTTATGATGCCGGTGATGGATGGTCTTACTGCTGCAAGAACAATAAGAGACCTGGAACGGCAAGATGCAAAAACAATCCCTATCATTGCTATGACTGCAAATGCATTCAGGGAAGATGCCGAAAGGTGTATGGAAGCAGGAATGAACGCACATTTGTCAAAGCCGTTGGATGATAAAAAAATTAAGCAGACCATAAGCGAAGAGTTGAGAAAGCAAAATGCCTGTCATAAATGA
- a CDS encoding RNA-binding domain-containing protein, with translation MRETRILEFKETITNTFLKTVSAFSNYNGGTILFGVDDNGNVKGLLDVKQACLDIENKINDSISPQPNYTLEIQNNDQTIKLTVKSGLQKPYLYKSKAYKRNDTATIEVDTLEFSRLVLDGKNISFEELPCKDQELSFKILQCKLKENIYIETFNQDTLKTLNLYDNINGYNNAAGLLADKNHFSGIDIVKFGENISIIQKRVTFEHISVLEIYEKALAVFRDYYQYEVIQGADRKMVEKIPEAAFREAIANALIHRVWDINSHIRVSMFDDKIEVVSPGGLPAGITAEEYLSGKLSILRNRNLANVFYRLGLVEIFGTGITRIKQLYAESLIKPEFEVSENAIKIVLPIFETNVNLTEDEKVIYKFLSKTMLKPISEIAPYVPFGKSKTTQLLKAMEKNGVIAVEGKGRGTKYIIK, from the coding sequence ATGCGTGAAACAAGAATATTAGAATTCAAGGAAACGATTACGAATACTTTTTTGAAAACAGTTAGTGCCTTTTCGAATTACAATGGTGGAACAATTCTTTTTGGGGTTGATGATAATGGAAATGTGAAAGGATTGCTAGATGTAAAACAGGCCTGTCTGGATATCGAAAATAAAATCAATGACAGTATATCACCTCAACCAAACTATACACTTGAAATACAGAATAATGACCAGACGATAAAACTTACTGTAAAAAGTGGTCTTCAAAAACCGTATTTATATAAATCAAAAGCATACAAACGAAATGATACAGCAACGATAGAGGTAGATACATTGGAATTTTCAAGGCTTGTATTAGATGGAAAAAATATTAGCTTCGAAGAATTACCTTGTAAAGATCAGGAGCTATCTTTTAAAATTTTACAGTGTAAACTGAAAGAAAATATTTACATTGAAACTTTCAATCAAGATACTTTAAAGACATTGAACCTGTATGACAATATAAATGGTTATAATAATGCAGCGGGACTTTTGGCAGATAAAAATCATTTTTCAGGAATTGATATTGTTAAGTTCGGTGAGAATATCAGTATTATTCAAAAAAGAGTAACGTTTGAACATATATCGGTTTTAGAAATATATGAAAAAGCACTTGCTGTATTTAGAGATTATTACCAATATGAAGTAATACAGGGGGCTGACAGAAAGATGGTAGAGAAAATACCGGAAGCAGCTTTCAGAGAAGCAATTGCAAATGCTTTGATTCATAGGGTATGGGATATTAATTCACACATCAGAGTTTCTATGTTTGATGATAAAATAGAAGTAGTGTCTCCTGGTGGATTGCCGGCTGGAATAACGGCAGAAGAATATTTATCAGGTAAACTATCTATTTTAAGAAATAGAAATCTTGCAAATGTATTTTACAGACTGGGATTAGTAGAGATATTTGGAACAGGAATTACACGAATCAAACAACTGTATGCAGAGAGTTTGATAAAACCAGAATTTGAAGTGTCAGAAAATGCTATAAAAATTGTACTACCGATATTTGAAACGAATGTCAATTTAACCGAAGACGAAAAAGTGATTTACAAATTTTTAAGTAAGACGATGCTGAAACCAATAAGTGAAATTGCACCATATGTCCCATTTGGCAAATCAAAAACAACACAATTACTGAAAGCTATGGAGAAAAATGGTGTGATTGCAGTTGAAGGAAAAGGCAGAGGAACAAAATATATCATTAAGTGA
- a CDS encoding MGMT family protein translates to MPKELSKKLNEDLIYEILSVVEEIPEGRVASYGQIARLIGREKNSRLVGRVLSMAEYYGDYPCHRVVNHTGRTAPGWSEQRFLLEQEGVTFRPNGCVDMKHCQWNPDED, encoded by the coding sequence ATGCCAAAAGAACTGTCAAAAAAACTGAATGAAGATCTGATCTATGAAATATTGTCCGTAGTAGAAGAAATTCCAGAAGGCCGCGTAGCCTCCTACGGACAGATTGCCCGGCTGATCGGGCGTGAAAAAAACTCCAGACTGGTCGGTCGCGTCCTGTCCATGGCTGAATATTACGGCGACTATCCCTGTCACCGAGTCGTCAACCACACCGGTCGTACCGCCCCAGGCTGGAGCGAACAGCGTTTTCTTTTAGAACAGGAAGGCGTCACCTTCCGCCCTAACGGCTGTGTGGATATGAAACACTGCCAGTGGAATCCGGATGAAGACTAA
- a CDS encoding DUF4209 domain-containing protein produces the protein MSDVKGWSDCNWDTVNYMYYINHPEYKIVSGEHKDSYELLAYFYDDERMLYSDLKFEYLTTIIDESELWFMDMGRCIIPKPETRYIIGKGLFYYFLKDSMNGKLNSVINCRNYCCNRSGIEIPAMFFKLKKKEEATKNNLLLAKYYLDFAEGIFQNDIQGALRCVNYYQKGIKLYRDNGEPQKAEIAHKRLVEIQKEIPQIMVPFSIELDIKGVVDNIKINMEGLTFEEGLIRLTQMFVFEKQEDIKNRVIGEFKDHPLAHMLGKSLINAQGQTVLALPPLDIQNPEKDPYLLELHMYQNALEKQKISGDIWMKNALAILRDTYVVDNSMLDFLVKDNPIIPEGREHIFQSALRMFLNGEFYEAMHILAPQVENLFRNIAKEVGGLTVTLKDDGSSMEKVLSSILSLPELLDCYENDILFTFRGLLNEQAGANIRNEIAHGIISEYACSTGVCLYFGVAVIKLLSLTSVSCYQILKNSKKLKHFEVPKKDALKVIH, from the coding sequence TTGAGTGATGTTAAAGGGTGGTCTGATTGTAATTGGGATACTGTTAACTACATGTACTACATAAATCATCCAGAGTATAAAATAGTATCTGGTGAACATAAAGATAGTTATGAGTTACTTGCCTATTTTTATGACGACGAGAGAATGTTATATTCCGATCTAAAATTTGAGTACCTTACGACTATAATAGATGAATCTGAATTATGGTTTATGGATATGGGACGTTGCATTATCCCTAAACCCGAAACACGGTATATTATTGGTAAAGGTTTATTTTACTATTTTTTGAAAGATAGTATGAATGGAAAGTTGAATTCAGTAATTAATTGTAGAAATTATTGTTGTAATAGAAGTGGGATCGAAATTCCAGCAATGTTTTTTAAATTAAAAAAGAAAGAAGAAGCAACGAAAAATAATTTGCTTTTAGCAAAGTATTATTTGGATTTTGCAGAGGGAATCTTTCAAAATGATATACAGGGAGCTCTTAGGTGTGTTAATTATTATCAAAAAGGGATTAAACTGTATAGAGATAATGGGGAACCACAAAAAGCGGAAATTGCACATAAAAGATTGGTAGAAATACAAAAAGAGATACCTCAAATAATGGTTCCGTTTTCTATTGAACTTGATATAAAAGGTGTTGTCGACAATATTAAAATTAACATGGAAGGGTTAACTTTTGAGGAAGGTTTAATTAGATTGACACAAATGTTTGTCTTTGAAAAACAAGAAGATATAAAGAATCGTGTTATTGGAGAATTCAAAGATCATCCATTAGCTCATATGCTTGGAAAAAGTTTGATAAATGCACAAGGACAGACCGTGTTGGCTTTGCCACCTCTGGATATACAAAATCCAGAGAAAGATCCATATCTTTTGGAGTTACATATGTATCAGAATGCATTAGAAAAACAAAAAATTTCTGGTGACATTTGGATGAAGAATGCTTTGGCTATTTTAAGGGATACATATGTTGTTGATAATTCAATGCTAGACTTTTTGGTTAAAGATAATCCAATTATTCCAGAAGGAAGAGAACACATTTTTCAAAGTGCGTTACGCATGTTTTTGAACGGAGAATTTTATGAGGCAATGCATATTCTTGCACCGCAAGTAGAAAATCTTTTTAGAAATATTGCAAAAGAGGTTGGTGGCTTAACTGTAACATTAAAAGATGATGGATCATCAATGGAGAAAGTATTGAGTTCTATTTTGTCCTTACCGGAATTATTAGATTGCTATGAGAACGATATTTTGTTTACATTTAGAGGTTTATTAAATGAACAGGCGGGTGCAAATATAAGAAATGAGATTGCACATGGCATCATAAGTGAATATGCTTGCTCTACAGGTGTATGCTTATATTTTGGAGTGGCAGTTATAAAATTACTTTCGCTTACATCTGTTTCATGCTATCAGATATTAAAGAATAGTAAAAAACTAAAACATTTTGAGGTGCCAAAAAAGGATGCACTTAAAGTAATACATTGA